In Candidatus Defluviilinea gracilis, the genomic window GGTTGATTGGGCTTGACCATGCGTTGGGTGTTGAACCTTTGGCTTCCTATGATTATCTGTATGACGCGGCTGGCAACCGCATTCAAGCGATTGAAAATGTGAACCAGCCTGAATTGCCGCCCACGCCGACCCCGACCTCTACAAACACGCCGACGGAGACGCCGACTTCTTCTTCCACGCCAACGCAAACCTCTACGCCCACTTCCACTTCCACTTCCACCCTCACCCCCAGCCCCTCTGTTTCCGATACGCCGTCTGCGACAGCGACTCAACCAACACCCACCGGAGAGGGGAGTCTTACGCCAACCGCCACGCAAAGCAGTAACACATTGGTTCTCCAGCCCAATGCTTCCTCAGGCATGGACACCTTCATGATGAACGTTAACCCCACGACGAATTTTGGAACAGTGAATGAGATGGGCGTGGGCGAAGCCAATAACTCATTGAATACCGTTGCGCGGAGCCTGATCAAGTTCGATCTGTCGTCCATCCCCTCGAACGCTGTCATCACCTCGGTTACGCTATCGTTGTGGACGAACGCCGACTACTCCAGTAACGGTCGCACGATCCGCGTGTTCCGCTTGAAAGTCCCGTTCAATGAAACGCAAGCCACATGGAATATCCGCGCCAGCGGCTCGAATTGGCAGACCGCCGGCGCAAGCGGCGCGAACGACCGTGAGAGTGTGAGTATCGGTTCGGTTCAAATCCTTGCAAATGAACCGCTCAACACCGAGAAGCAGATCGCGCTGGATGCCGTCAAGATTCAGGAGCTGATCAACGGCGCGTTCACCAACAACGGTTTTATCATCATTGCCGATACCGAAATCAACGATGGGTTCACCTACAAAACGTCGGACCATGCCACCGCGTCCCAGCGACCGAAACTGGTTGTGCAATACGCTCTTCCGTCCGCTACAAACACTCCCACTGTTGCTCCGACCCCAACAGTTACTTACACACCTACAATTCCCCTGACGCCTACCATTACGAATACGCCCACTAACACCCTGTCCCCGACTCAAACCTTCACGCCCACCGCGACGAACTCCAGCGGTTTCCCATCCACCTCCGTACTGGATAATTTCAACCGCGCTAATGGACCGGTTGGCAGCAACTGGCAGGGGAATACCGGCGGTTATAGCATTGTATCGAACCAACTCGATGTGACAGGCAGTAGCCATATGGCATGGACTGGGGGTCCCTATGGCGCAGACCAAGAGGTGTATGTCACATTTGTAAATGTGGACCCGGATGGCGGCGAGCAGGATCTGCTGTTGAAATCACACAGCGTAGGCGGAGATACCAATGTGCTTGAAGTTTGGTATAACGCAACCGATGATGTGGTTAAAGTAGTAACCCATGCATCTTCTCAGGGCTGGGTGGAGCATGGCGCGCCCATTCCCGTCACCTTCAACAACGGCGACCAGTTCGGCGCGCGCGCCTTTGCGGACGGAACAGTCGAAGTGTACAAGAATGACGCGTTGATCGGCACACGAAATGTGAGTTCGTGGCCCTACTACGATGAAGGCGGGCTCATCGGCTTGTGGTTCATTGACGCAACCGACGCCATTCTCGACAATTTCGGCGGCGGGACTATTACAGCGGGACCTGCTCCCACATTCACCCCCCTTCCCCAAACACCGTTTGGTGGAACTGCGCGGACGATCCCCGGTATCATCCAAGCCGAAGACTTCGACAATGGCGGCGAAGGGGTTGCCTATCATGAAACCACCTTGCAGAATCAGGGCGGAGAATATCGCACCGACGAAATGGTGGATATCGAAGTGGCTTGGGATCCGACAGGTGGATACAACGTGTTCTGGGCAGAAGCCGGTGAATGGTTGGAATATACCGTGAATGTAACCACCAGCGGAACCTATTCGTTGGATTTACGGCTCGCCAACCCAGACCCCGGCGGCATGTTACATGTAGAAGTAGACGGTGTAAACGTGACTGGTTCGGTCGCCGTCCCTCAAACGGAGCATTGGCATGCGTGGCAAACAGTGACTGTCAACGGCATTTCGCTTGCGGCAGGGGAACACATCGTCAGATTGGCGTTTGATACCAATTCGTCCAATGGCTGGGTAGGCAATATCAATTACATGACCTTCAGCCAAACGGGTTCGATGACTTTGCCTCAACTGGCTGGGAACTTTGCGCCTGTCAGTTTCAAACTCCCAGCGCCTGCTCAACAAACATCATCGTTGATCATTGACTACGCCTACGATCCCCTCAACCGTCTCACGAGCGCAAACTACAGCGACGGACGCAACTTTGCTTATACCTACGATGCCTCAGGCAATGTGTTGGAACTGGAACAGAATCTCGGACCCGGCACGATCATCACGGCATATACCTACGACGAAGCGAATCAACTCAACACCGCGCAACAAGGCAGTACTACTTGGCAATACACGTATGACGCCAACGGTAGTTTAATTTCAGACGGTGTGAAGAACTATACCTACGATTCTGCGAACAGGCTGATCGAAGTCAGTGACCAATCAATAACGACCACACTTTCTTACAATGGATTGAGTCAAAGACTCAGCATGGATGCGGCTGGTGTCATCGCGCAATACGTCATGGATGGGGATACACCATTAACTGCTGAATCTGGTGGAAATACCACTTTCTATTCGTATGGTCTCGGTCCAATAGGAGAGAAAACTAATACGTGGAACTTTGCTCTGCCAGATGGATTGAATACGCCCCGTCAGTTAACGGACATACAAGGCGATGTAACCCTCTCAACCCGCTATACTCCTTGGGGTGGCGCTCTCGATTTGTACGGTACAGGCAACTTTACTTACGGTTATCTTGGCGGAATCTTGGACGGTGCCACGAACCTAATCTATGTGGGGAATGGTCAATACTATGATCCATCAACGGGTAGATTCCTAACTCGCAACGTCAATCCTGATAGCACGAATCCTTATGTTCCTTGGAATCCCATTGGAGCAATACTTGGACCCTTGGGACTGATTGCGTTGGTCTTTGGTAGAAAACGCATGCGCGGCAAGTGGGATACGGTAATTGTCCTTGTGTTGCTTGGAATCACAGTGGGAATAGGTGTGGTTGCTTGTGCGCCCGCGCCAACTCCGCCCGCGGGCTCTGCCAATACAGTGCCTCCAGCTATGCCTGTGCAGAATCAAACGCCTGTACCTACCGAGCCGGGAACCATCCCTTTCTTCCCAACAGGAACACCAACTGCCCCTATTGAAACGCCAATCCCAATACCTTGCCCGACTCCGATATTCACTGGAACCCCAACCTTTAACTTAGAGCCTTGGAAAATGGATTGGGGCTATGAGGAGGAGACTGGCAGCCTTGGATACGATTCCACTTCAAACAGCATTTTGCAGTGGGGAACAGATAACAGCGAACCGGCGCGTCAGAAAAAGGCTGAGAAAGTACATGAATGGATATGTAAAAGTGGTGGATTTTGGGGTCCAGGGTGTCCGGATGAGATAACCTTAGCCGCTTGGATACTATTCGAAGAAGGTGGCGTTCTTTCTGCCCCAGATCAAAAAAACATGTCCGGGGGAATTTACTATAGATTTAGCAGATGGGGCTTTAACTCTTTTTCATTGAGAGCATATACAGCTTTTCTTAATCCCGTAAGAGACGATGTTTTCGATGAACGAGATTGGAGGTCGCTTACTGCTCCAGGAGTGGATATGTCGGGATATAAGCAGATAACAAACGAAACATATTCAATACCGTACAAAGGCCCCAGGGATCTCCGAGGCAAATATTTATACTGGTTCGACCAGTCTGAAATGGACAAGGTCAATGTAACTGAGCCGGATTTGAAGCCGTTTGGAGAATATACAAGGACTACTAGAGTAGATGGCCTGCCGTTTTACTTTACCGGAATTCCCAATGTGTTCAAGTGTGGAACTCAAGGCGGCAGTGCTTGTGAGGTACAACCATAGTTATGAAACGTTATATCTTTTTGACCTTAATGCTTTTACTTTATGGATGTGTTTCGCGAACAAGCTATCCCAAAACACAGCCACCCGCAACCGCGACTTCATTGCAAACGCTTAGTCCGCTCGATGCTAGCGGCTCATCAAAATTAGCAACTTCTTCGCCAGAAACATCGTTTTCCGTGACAGAAAGTTGTCCATCAGATCGATATGCTCTAGATAAATATTCTGGTTTTTCATCAAACGCAAATTTAGTCGGGTTGATTGACAACAAACTCATACTAACCAATATAAGTACTGGTACTACTGATATGTATGACGAAATTGTAATTGATAGAAAGCCTTTGATTTCGAGTATAGATGGTAAGTACATAGCGTATATGACTATCAACGGTAGCAAGAAGACGCTATGGGTGTTTATGCCTTCATCTCGTAGTTCGCCTAAATCTTATCCAATACCATCCGAAACTGTTTCAATAAGTTGGATCGCTAGCGATAAAATTGCATTGTGGAACTACCCTGATTCATATGGATGTCAGCAATATAACGGTTTTTTTGATCTAAATACGGAGGTTATTACTCAACCTGCAAACAAGATACCTGAGTTAGATCCGACAAGATGTAGATTGCTCCCATCCATTAGCGAAAACGGTTTAAAAGCCCTGTATCCTTGGCAGATACAAGATTTAAATACTGGCGCTATATCAGAGATTCATCTAGCCGATAATGTTGCTACCGATCCTCCGCGCTATTATTTAGATTGGACAAATGACTCAATTTCTATTATGTCCTTTAAGGAAAACTTACTCTCCTTTCAGTTAGACTTAACAACGAGTGATTTGAATGATCAGCCCATCAAGTTGCACACTATTCAACTGCCCGCCTTTGCCACAAAAGATTACTATTGGATATCGCCCATAATTGGATCAAATATAAGAAGTTTCGGCTGGGATTTAATTGGCTCAAGCGCCGACGCCCCAAGCAATTATATTAATCCAGACAATGGTAATTTACCGACAACCTTTTATGGGATCAATTTAGATATAAATCAATTTACAAATTACTGTTTAGATCGAAGTGTCCCATTTGATCCGGACAAAGCAAAATTTGCCAAAACAGTGCAACAGGGCTACTTTTCTCCAGACGGTAAATATTTAGCGTGGACTATATATAGCAATGCCGACTATACCCCTCCTATTGAAACACAAGTATTAGACCTTGAAACTGGTGTGGTAATAGTAATAAAGGATTTAGAAACATTTGGATGGATCATTCCATAAGATTCGTTTCTGTTGGTATCTCCGCTTACTACACCACACAACAAGGAGACCCTTCATCAGACTCAGGGCAAGTCTGGCAATATATATACGACGCCAATGGTAGTTTAATTTCAGACGGTGTGAAGACATACACGTATGATTCTGCGAATCGGTTAGTGCAAGTCAGTGATCAGTCATCAGTGACCAGTTTATCCTACAACGGACTCGGTCAACGCCTGAGCATGGACGCGGCAGGCGTGATCGCCACGTATGTTCTAGATGGCGATAGACCTCTCACCGCGGAATCCAACGGCAACACCACTTTTTACTTGTATGGTCTCGGCGCAATTGGCGAAGAAACAAACTCGTGGCGTTACTCCCTGCCTGATGGAACAAACACCCCGCGTCAACTGTCTGATGTGAGCGGTGACATTACCTTCTCGGCGCGGTACACTCCTTGGGGTGATACGCTTGATACATTCGGGGCTGGCGGTTTCACCTTCGGCTACCTCGGCGGCGTGCTGGATGCGACTACGGGATTATTGTATGTTGGCAATGGGCAGTATTACGATCCCGCCACTGGTAGATTCCTGACGCGAGATGTTTACCCGAACAGCCCCAATCCGTATGTGCCGCGGAATCCGCTGGGGACGATATTGGGTCCGCTGGCGGTGGTGTCGCTCTTCTACACGAGAAGGAAGAAAGGTAGCAAGGCCGGCACGTTCTTGGTGTTGGTATTGGCGCTCGGATCAGTGGGGATGACTTTGGCGGGGTGTGGAGGAGAGCAGCAACTTCCTGCTGGTCAAGCTACAGCAACTATTACGCCGATTAATACTCAGACCCAGTTAGTGGAAGCAACCTAGCAAACGGTGACAGTATGACTCTTGTTGTACCGGTTACACCTACGACGACGCCAAGTTATTTTTGTATAGCTGCAACAGTAACCCCTCCAGATCCTACTATTGACCCCACTCATCAATGGGATATAT contains:
- a CDS encoding DNRLRE domain-containing protein, translating into MLFQSVLGNQFLFKIEADGSYSPGPGVIATLLKSTTAPITYTLTDTQQAIFKFDENGRLILREDAQGHAFDYDYDAQGKLVTVSSDNGARFIQISYDPQGRIDSVSNHANQVVSYTYDAAGDLVSATDVLGQTWAYLYDSEHHMTQATDPAGKETVKTEYDEQGRANRQFDGEGNLIVSIIYNSDGSTSVYNALGQKNEHQYNEHNLATETVDPLGRMETRTFDPNFRPTEITNDSNQTLEMIWSADGVNLLSKTDPAGNETTYMYDSLHNLTSTTDARNFTTNYTYNGKLLMGSEDPLGGETTYTYTPEGFLESVTDLSGRVTSYEYDTFGQRISMTDPSDNTWEYTYDSLGRLIDTTDPRERVTHNEYNAAGQLIRVTQNYDPNRPQNGENVYNIVTVYEYDARGNQISVTDTYDRTTQYVYDDADRLIQTIDPAGSATTNAYDTSGRLISTTDPLGNTTEYEYDAAGRLIKTINALGFHSGATTFNVSNNTSTVTDMLGRATVFHYDELGRVVEVVDPLTQSTTITYDENGNVIARTDQLGRTTQYQYDELNRLIRTIDPNGGITETVYDPVTGYRITTIDPLGNQTTYIYDDAGRLTATTDPLNRTTQTVYDVYGRRIATIDAEERETSYTYDLLDRVIAVTDADGNTTNTTYDALGNVLSRADANGNTTTTTYDDLYRPQVITDANGNQTTNTYDAAGNLIAVTDALGHTTNYTYDELNRRKSVSDPDGNTTEWFYDSFGNVFEVEDANNVVTHYLYDALNRQTAVILNYQPGVQADADTNVRYEFVYNAVGNRISVKDPNDNVTAYGYDPLNRVIQKTDPLDNTWLYAYDLAGNRISSTDAKDQTIGYTYDDAGQLIIIDYPGTEPDVTFTYDLNGQRIGMTDGLGATTWTYDNLNRLISVTDANGNTIGYGYDAVGNRIALTYPDNKTVSYAYDDVNQLTGVTGWDNQSIGYGYDDAGRLTSVSRPNGIESQYSYDNAGRLIGLDHALGVEPLASYDYLYDAAGNRIQAIENVNQPELPPTPTPTSTNTPTETPTSSSTPTQTSTPTSTSTSTLTPSPSVSDTPSATATQPTPTGEGSLTPTATQSSNTLVLQPNASSGMDTFMMNVNPTTNFGTVNEMGVGEANNSLNTVARSLIKFDLSSIPSNAVITSVTLSLWTNADYSSNGRTIRVFRLKVPFNETQATWNIRASGSNWQTAGASGANDRESVSIGSVQILANEPLNTEKQIALDAVKIQELINGAFTNNGFIIIADTEINDGFTYKTSDHATASQRPKLVVQYALPSATNTPTVAPTPTVTYTPTIPLTPTITNTPTNTLSPTQTFTPTATNSSGFPSTSVLDNFNRANGPVGSNWQGNTGGYSIVSNQLDVTGSSHMAWTGGPYGADQEVYVTFVNVDPDGGEQDLLLKSHSVGGDTNVLEVWYNATDDVVKVVTHASSQGWVEHGAPIPVTFNNGDQFGARAFADGTVEVYKNDALIGTRNVSSWPYYDEGGLIGLWFIDATDAILDNFGGGTITAGPAPTFTPLPQTPFGGTARTIPGIIQAEDFDNGGEGVAYHETTLQNQGGEYRTDEMVDIEVAWDPTGGYNVFWAEAGEWLEYTVNVTTSGTYSLDLRLANPDPGGMLHVEVDGVNVTGSVAVPQTEHWHAWQTVTVNGISLAAGEHIVRLAFDTNSSNGWVGNINYMTFSQTGSMTLPQLAGNFAPVSFKLPAPAQQTSSLIIDYAYDPLNRLTSANYSDGRNFAYTYDASGNVLELEQNLGPGTIITAYTYDEANQLNTAQQGSTTWQYTYDANGSLISDGVKNYTYDSANRLIEVSDQSITTTLSYNGLSQRLSMDAAGVIAQYVMDGDTPLTAESGGNTTFYSYGLGPIGEKTNTWNFALPDGLNTPRQLTDIQGDVTLSTRYTPWGGALDLYGTGNFTYGYLGGILDGATNLIYVGNGQYYDPSTGRFLTRNVNPDSTNPYVPWNPIGAILGPLGLIALVFGRKRMRGKWDTVIVLVLLGITVGIGVVACAPAPTPPAGSANTVPPAMPVQNQTPVPTEPGTIPFFPTGTPTAPIETPIPIPCPTPIFTGTPTFNLEPWKMDWGYEEETGSLGYDSTSNSILQWGTDNSEPARQKKAEKVHEWICKSGGFWGPGCPDEITLAAWILFEEGGVLSAPDQKNMSGGIYYRFSRWGFNSFSLRAYTAFLNPVRDDVFDERDWRSLTAPGVDMSGYKQITNETYSIPYKGPRDLRGKYLYWFDQSEMDKVNVTEPDLKPFGEYTRTTRVDGLPFYFTGIPNVFKCGTQGGSACEVQP